GTCAACAGGAATAAAAGCACATCCTGCTTTTACAATACCCAACATCGCTGCAATGAGACGACTGTCACGTTTTAGTATGAAAAGGATCCTATCCTCTAAATCAACCCCTTTTTTAATGAGGGCATTGGCAATACGATTAGCTTTTCTGTTGAGTTCATCATAAGTCAATTCACCATCATCGGCAATTAAAGCTATTTCATTCCTACTTAGAGTTACCCTTTTTTCAAAAAGTCGGTTTAATAATGGCTCTTCCACAGGAGTAAATAGAAATTTATCCTCTTTTTTATCGTTTTCAAGGATAGAAATATTTTTTAATTGTTCTCCCGGATTTTCCATTAATTTATTAATTAGAACATTAACACTTTCAGTGAAAGTGTCCATTAACTCTTTTGAATATATCGCATCATTGTAATGAGTGGTTATATTGAATTCTTTTTTATCATCTTCAACAAATAAACCTAATTTGTGCTGATTTGGGTTTAAATTATAATTCTCCCCGTTTGATGGATCAAAGGCGTAAATAAACTCGGGCGCAATATAATTCTCACTGAAGATATGGCTGAAAGGATAATAATCATAATCAACAACTTCAAGGAATAACTCGTTTATAATATTTAGATACTCCTGAGTAGTTTTATCTGTATCAATATTAATGGCAAAAGGCAGTTCCCGGCAGTTATTGTTAGAAAGTATGGAGATTAAAATATTTTTAGCGAAAACAAATTTTACTAAAGCAAACTGTACTGCTGATAAAAATAGATTATTGGGCGTTATATCGCTGTTCCTGCAAAATTCTTCAATCATGGTTTTTTCAATTCTAGTGGATGTTTTTTTGAAAAATCCATCTTCTTCTTTACCACTGAGATCTTGAGAAATAACAGTTGCACCATCAGTGTTTTTAAACAATTTTTTAAAGTATTTTTCAGCCCTGTGAAAATCGCTGGTTTCGATTTCAAGATCGTCGCATATTACATCATGATTGTCTGCGAGAATATAGAGTAGTTTCCTTATATTTTCAACTATAATCGATATCTGCTCATCAGAGAAACACCCCGCATTATATTCTATGACTAAAAGTTGTAAGCCGTCTTTATCTTTTAATGATGGATTTACCCGTATGTGGAACGGAAATTCACTTTTAGAATTATTAAATAAGAATTCAACTTCAGAATCTGTTGAATTGGACACCATGGAATACATAGACAACATGGCAGGGTCTATTCCTTTCTGTTGTAATTTCGGCCCATACTTATTAAAAGATAATTTTCCATGGGACAGGCCATTTTTAAGGACAGATTTTGTGTATAATAATGCTTCTTTAAAAGACCTTCTTTTATCATAAACCAAACGAAGAGGCATCATATTTACAAACATGCCCATCATAAAAGGGATATTATCCCCAAAATCCCTACCATGGTAAACGCTATTCCAAACCATGTCTTTACTGCAGTTGCTCTTGTTAAAGTAGAGAGATACTGCAGATAATGCTAATATGAATGGAGATATTTTTTCACCATTAACTGATGCTAATTTCTTTAATTTTTCTCTCAACTCATCTTCCAGATAGAAATAACTACGATTGATATTTAAATCCTCAGATGAATACCAATCATTAGAATATCCCTCTAGATTTGAAAGCCAGAAATCCTCATCATTTTTTGCTTTTTCACTGGAAATATATTCTTTTTCTTTTTCAACATAATCTTCATAAGGATTATAAGGATATTGATATGTTTCTCCTTTTTTTAGGGCTAAAATACAGTTTTTCAATTCTTTAGCAAAGATATTCACCGATGTTCCATCCATTATTATGTGATGGGTCCTTCCCAATACAATGATTTCTTTTTTAGTTTTTAGAAGTTTAAATTCAAATAGTGGAACATCAAAAATCTTTTTAAAAGGTTTTTTAGAAAAAGATACTATAAAATCATTAATTTCATTATTATTATTTTCTGACAAATCTATAACTGAACATGAACTTTTTTCATCCGCATAGTACTGCATGAAATTCATAGATTCGTCTTTTTTTATTCGCAATTGGATGTTGCCATCTATGGCAATATCAAGAGCTTTTTTCACATATTTTTCATCTTTTAATGGGAATTCTAATTTAAATGATAGAATATATGCTTCGTTTCCAGGTTTACTAATCTCAGTTATAATTGTCCTTTTTTGTGCATTGGATAAATCAAAATAATCCATAGTAATCCTCTCCTTTTCCCACTTTTTAGATCTCCTTTTTCATTTCCATCTTTTTTTCAACATCAGTTAATTGTATTAAAATAGGCTCACTGACACTTTTTTTTGAGCATACACCTAGCATATATCCACCATTACAAATTTCCCATATTCCAAATTTACTGGTATTCCCATTATGTGACAATTTTATTTCATCATTGATCTCAATACAGAAATCATCAAGTGGTAATCTAAATCCTAATCCTGTCATTTTCATATAACTTTCTTTTAAAACCCATAATTCAAAAAAAGCCTTTTTTTTAAACTTATTATTTATAATGTAGTCATATTCATTACTATAAAAATAATTTTCTGCTATATTTAAATCTATATCATGGATATATTCAATATCCACACCAACAGGAGAATCAGAAACAACACAGGCCACATAATATTCAGAATGTGATAAATTAAAAAAAATATCAGGATAATTTTTTAGATATGGTTTATCATATTTATCTATATCAAATACTGGATCAAAAACACCTATTTTGCCTAAAGCATATCTAAGTAAAATTTCGACACCTATAGACAATTTTTTGTCCTTTTGGTGGATGTACTGGTTGGATTTTTTTATCCTCTCAGGAGAAACATGACTCTCGATTTTATACAAATCAAGCCCAGAAACATCCATGTAATATAACATCATTTGAGATCATTGGTAATCGTTTTAGTTATATAAATGCCTAATATTTGATTATTTAAATTATCTCTATTGTTATTTGGAACTATTATTAATTAAATGATTGCCACATCTAATTATTATATGTTATGGATTTTCCAATACTAATAATAGAATTGCAATAAAAGTATATTAAAGAAGGAGAATATGTTCTTTTAATGGTCTGAATAGAGAAAAAAACTATTTATTTACAAGGATTAGGATTTGTGTAAAATATCCATTAAAAATTGATTGAAATTTAACTGGTATTTCATGTTTAAAAAAATTATTCATTTAAAAAATCTTCTAAACGCTTAATTGCACTTATTTTTTGTTTATTTTCTAGTTGAGATTGATCAAGCGCTTCTTTTAAAGTATTTATGGAATTATCATAAACTTCCCTATCTACAGGATAAGGAAATCCATCTTTGCCCCCATGGGTGAAGCTATATTTAACTGGATCTTTCCAGCTGGCGGGTTTTCCAAAGACTAAATCAGATATTAAAGCAAGTGCCCTAATTTTTTTTGGTCCTAGGCCTTTTAATAGAATTAATTCTTCATAATTTTCAGGTTGTATTTCCCATGCTTGTTTTAAAACCTCAAACTCATTATCACTTAAATCCATATCCAAAACAGGATGATGATTAGGCATATTAAGTTCTTGATAATCATTTGAAAAATCCGAAATAAGCATTTGCACCCCACCTTTATATCTGAAATATTTCCGAATATGATCCGGATTATCACAGATCAAATCAACACTAATTTGTCGAGCATCATCACTGCCTGTTGCGGTCATATTAAGGACTTTTTTTTCACAAGAATCACAAGATATGGCTGAATGAGGTTCTTCAATATAAGTATCAACTTCTTCTCCTAACCAGTGATAACGGCGGGCATAATTATTGAAGTTATTCATTCCCTGTTGGACTACTGCCCAATTGCCCTTTTCATTTAAAAAAAAGTTGTGTTGATAAAGTTGATATCCATCCTGTATACATGAATTATCAATTTTTGCAGAAATACGACTGGATTGAACCATTTTTTCAATTTTTTTAGTGCTAATAGAAAATAAATTTTGAGAATCTAGAATTTCTTGAGGAGTTTTTCGTGAATTTTTTCCTTTTCCACCTGCTACTAAAATGCCGTGCTCTTCCCATTTTAAAGCAATTTTAAGAGCACCACAAGTAGTTGTAGTAGTGCCTGATGAATGCCAGTCAAATCCAAGAACACAGGAAAATGCTTGAAACCAAAAAGGATTAGATAAACGTCGCAGGAGTTCATCACTCCCATATTCATCTATTATGACCTCACTTATCCCACCAGCCAGTTTAATCATCCGACTAAATAGCCATCTAGGAGGATGCCCTCCATGTAAAGGTAAGTTAGCTATGCCTTTCCGTTTCATAAAATATTATTTGTTATACTAAAATAAAGAATTTTAGTGAGAGCATAAAAAAAGAATTTAATGAAATAGGTTGTTAGGTTTTTACATATCAGCGAGTTCTGTAGTTGCTTGTTATCGGGTTTTAGTTTGGAGACTATTGGGCTGCTAAAAGTACAGTTAAGTATGTAATTTTTGCTGTTGATTTGTTGTATAGGATGGTATTTGTTCGTAGCCCACACCGTTTTGAAGAATTTGTTAAAGTCTTCGATTTTACTTCGTATTGACTTTAAATCGTCCCATTTATCGTATAATTTACTTAATTTACTGACTAATTGTTCGTATAATTTTTTTAATGGATTTTCTGTCCCGAATAATTCTAGTGGAGAATTATAAAAAAATCAGATATGGTCCAAATAGAATTCAATTTTAAATAGATATTTATTGTTTTTTTTCTATTCCAGAATGCGTTATTCGGACACCTTTGTCTGCAATGTAGGGTGGGCCGGGCCATAAATTTTATTGTTTATTTCCCGTTAACTGGCAGGTTTATCATTTTCCAAACTTTAGACTTTAAAAGTACCACTACAAACACTGCTAAAAGCACGGTTCCAATAACAGAACCCAGGATAAGATTATCAGAATTTGCAATGAATGATGTTGCCACGGGAGCGGTTTTATTATTAATTAAATGTAGTATTACCGCAATCCAGATACTTCCAGTCTTTAAAACAGCGTAACTAAAAATAGTGCCCAGAACAATGCAATAAAGAATCATTAATACATTTCCAAGGATAGGGTATCCTGGATAATTATGTCCCAACACTATGAGCACACTGTGCCATAATCCCCATATGATACCAAGTATTAAAACACCATTATAACCTCCTAAAAGTGGAAATAGTCTGTCTTGGAGGTAGAATCTCCACCCGTATTCTTCTCCAAAATAGGAGGGCCATAATATGAAGAAAAACAAAATTAAACTGGGCATCCAGGTGTTAAAGAACATGTAAAGGTTAAATTCTGTGGCTGGAGAGCCTAATCCAGAGATATAATAAAGAATAGGAGTTATAATGAGTATTACAGAAAAAATGAGTGGTAAAATAATGTAATATTTGATATTTTTTCCAAAGTATAATTTTGAGAGCTTTAAACCATCTCTCCATTTCTTTTTCAAGTTCAGCACGATTAGAGTTAAAATTCCTAAAACACCAACAATACCTGAAAGGAGCGGTTTACCCATTATGCTCCCTATAATTGGTGGGAAAAAGCTTTCAAAAAGGAATAGAACTACATATACCAGGAAAAATGTGAATATAATTTTTGTTTCTGTAGTTAAGGCATGGGATTTGAAGTATGCCATACAGAATATGGCAACTATGGCTGGCATGAACATGGAAGCTGAAAGTGCCACACTCCACAATGGAGATGTATATGATAAAGGACCCGCAATGGCATAAATACCTAATTGAAGAATATAAGTAGCTGCAAAAGTGATAATTAAAAATGTATATAATTCTTTTTTAAGTTGTCCCCTTTCTAAAACTGCTTCAGTCAAAAAAACATGCCCCCTCATCAATATCCAAAAGTTATCTGGTATTGTATTTTTATTTTAATATAAATATTATGTCTAACAACTTGCATTTAGGATTTTTTATATCGTGAACTGATGGCATTTTCATTTATATCGCCAAAAATAATATTTAAAAACAATTATTTAATTTTTTTGATATAAAAACCATTTAAAATCAATATAACCAAACTAAAAAAGTAATTTGAAAAAACAAACTACAAAAATAAGCAAAACAACCAGTCAAATTGCCTAGATTTTCACATTAAATTTAACACCATATAAATGGAAATTTAGATGATAAAACCACCTAAAATTAATAAAAAAGAGATTTATATTATAAGTTTATATTAAAATTTAAAAGCAAAAATACAATTAGGTGCTCCACTAGCAATAGTTGCTTTTCTTTTTACACTGCCTTCTAAATTAGTCCATTCAAAACTTCTTTTAATCATAGAATGACAGTTTAAACAAAAAACAGGATTCTTTTTTGCCTCATTTATCCAGGGGCAGTTATCGAACTCAAAATACCATCGAGGGCTTTTATCAACAAAGCCTACTCTGATTCCAAAGCTGGTGAATAGTCTAGTCAACCATTCAAAATAAGCTTCAAATATTTCCCCACCATCTGAACTTTGGTCTACACCTTTTTCTTGCATTTCACGAATAAAACCAGGTTTCATATCTTCTTCTAGTCTCTCAGAAAATACACGAGAGAGTAAATTTCTCATTTCAAGTTCATTTTGTGAGCTGGAAGTGGGCATTGATCTAACAATGAAATCGTAAAAATCAGCTAAAATCTTTTCTTTAATTATTTCCTGTTGTTTTTTAGCAGATTTATGTTTATAATAAGCCATTTCAATATTGGCATTTAATTCACTGGATTTGAAAGGTTTGATTATATACCCATAAGGTTCAGTTACTCTAGCCCTCATCAACATTTCTTCATCAGCATAAGCCGTTAAATAAATAATAGGAATATCCAGTTCGTCATGGATTAATTGTGCCGCTTCTATACCATCCATGTCCCCCTTTAGAACGATATCCATTAAAATTATGTCAGGCCGGTGTTCTTTAGCAGCATTTATAGCATCTTCACCTGAAGCAACCATCTTCACCACGTTATGGCCCATATTTTCCAATTTATGTTTAATACCCAGAGCCACAATACTTTCATCTTCCACCACCAGAACTCTTGCACTGACCAATCAAATCCTCTCCTTATATCTTATCTCTTTAAATTTAATCTTGAATTTAGAAGGTTTTGAAATCTCCATAACTCCATCAATCTGGTTTACCAGGTTATTTACAATTTGCAATCCCAGAGTATTAGTTTGATTTAAATCTAAATTTTCAGGTAATCCCACCCCATTATCACAAATCATTAAACTATACTCATCATCATTTAATTTATGCAGCGATATTAATATACTCCCCTTTCCATCAGGAAATGCATATTTAAGTGAATTCGAAACAAGTTCATTTATTATGAGTCCACAGGGGATAGCAGTTTCAATACCCATTAAAACATCATCTACCTCAAGTTTTGCTTCTAACTTATGAATATCCATCCCATAAGAGTCAAAGAGATCACTTATCATGCTCTGGATATAATCTGTAAGATTTATCTTAGATATATCCTGTGAATGATATAATTTCTCATGGATTAATGCTATGGCCTGGATTCTATTTTGACTTTCATTATAAAATTCAGATATTTGCTCATCATCAACTTGAGCCGATTGTAAAGTTAATAGAGTAGATATAATTTGGAGGTTATTTTTTACTCGGTGATGTATTTCCCTAAGTAAAAGTTCCTTTTCTTTAAGGGATTTTTTAATTTTATCCTCAGCAATTTTACGGTCTGTGATATCCATGAAAGAAATTAATCCTTTATTAGTGGCAGGTATAATATCAGAAGTGGCAAAGAAAGTTTTGGTAGTCCCTTTTCTATTAATAAGGCTTACCACATAATTTTTAGGCAGTGCATTGGGATTTATTCTCTGCAATCTCTGATATCCTTCCATTCTTTCCAGATCATCAGGCGACACAAAATTTAACCACGACATTTTTGATTCAATTTCATTTTTGTGGTAGCCTGAAAACTTTTCAAATTCACTATTTACCAGAGATATAACCATATTTTCATCAAAAATTAAAAATAATGTTCCTGTATTTTCAAATATGGCCCTGTATTCTTCTTCTTGCTTTTTAAGGGCTTTTTCAGCAATTTTTTGCATAGTTATATCTTTACCTAATAAAAAATAAGTATTTGCAGAATCAGTGTCAATTAAAGTACTGGAAAGGATTAGGACTTTTTCCTTTCCATTTATATTGAATATTATTTCCATATCCTCTGTTTTATCAAGAAACAAATTTTCAAAATCATTATCATTAACCCAATAATTAATTTTTCTATTAACAAGTTGTTCTTTTTCACTTTCCATGAAATTTAATGCAGCATTATTAAAGTCAATTAAGTTTCCATCGCGATAGCAAACAAAAATAGGATTTTTAGATTTTTCAAACAGAGTACGGTATTTTCTCTCACTTTCTTTTAAAGCTTTTTCTGCAAGCAAATGCTCATGTTTTTGTTCGGCTTCTTTCAAAGCCCTTATCACAGCATGTGGAAGTTTAGTAAGATTATTTTTAAGCACATAGTCGGTAGCACCTTTTTTAAGCATTTCAACAGCGTAATCTTCCCCTATTTTACCACTGACAAATAAAAAAGGTGTGTGAGGTGTTATCTCATTAGTAATTTTAAGTGCAGCAGGACCATCAAAAGTAGGTAGTGAATGATCTGCCAGTATTATATCTGGTTTAAATTCTTGCAGTTCACGGACAAAATCATTCTCTTTCTCAACAATATGGGATACAAAATCCATTCCCTCTTTCTTGAGTTCTCTTTCAGCTAATTCCGCATCAAGAGGAACATCTTCCAAAATTAGAACTTTAATTTTATTGTTCATAGAATCATTAGATTTTTTATAATTTATCAAACGATTGGTAAGTATTTTAAAAAGTAAAAATCATTAAGGTGGATTATTTATTAACATCCAATAAAAGCCCAGCGTAGATACAGCATCAATAAATTCATCAAACTCTACAGGTTTGCTAACGTAACTATTAACACCTAATTTATAACTTTCTACTATATCCCTATCTTCTTTAGATGATGTTAGAACAACTACTGGTATTTTTCTAGTATTTTCTTCAGCCTTTATTCTTTGGAGAACTTCAAGACCATCAACTTTAGGCATTCTCAAATCAAGGAGTATTAATTTTGGAAGATCCTCAGGGTTCCTATGAGAAAAATCACCTGTGGCGAAAATGAAATCCAATGCTTCCGCACCATCCTTAACCCAAACAACTTGATTAGCTAAATTTCTCCGTTTTAAAGCCCTCATGGTTAGTTCTGCATCAGTAGGATTGTCTTCAACCAGTAAAATTTCTATTTCTTCCATTCCCATCTAATCACCTTAGTATAAACTTTTTTAAGAGGAGTTAAATTAATAAATTATTTATCCAAAATTATAAGATAAATAGCTGGAAAATAAATTCCGGAGACTATTTACCGTTTTTAGGCATGGAGAAGTAAATAATAGCACCTTCATCCACTGCACCTTCACCCCATACCTTTCCATTGTGTCTTTTTATTATCCTCTGAACAATAGAGAGCCCCACTCCTGTACCTTCAAATTCTTCTGGGCTGTGTAATCGCTGGAAAAGACCAAATAATTTATTAATATATTTCATATCAAATCCAGCACCATTATCCTGGACATAAAAAACATATTCATTTTTTTCTTCAATACACCCAACAGTTATCTCTGCAGGGTCTTTATGGCTTGTGAATTTTAGAGCATTACCAATTAAATTACTGAATACCTGATACATTAAAGATCTATCACCAAAAACTGGTGGGAGATCCTCCACCATAAAATTTATATTTCGACCTTCAGTTTGGGTACTGAACTCACCATATATATTTTCTACTAAACTATTCATATCTAATTGATTAATATTCATTTCCTGTCGGCCGGCGCGGGATAACAATAGTATATCATCAATAAGTTGACCCATTTTTCTCGTATTATCCCTAATAATATTTAAAAGCCGTATACCTTCCTCATCTAATGTATCTTCATAATCTTCAACCATTATCCTGGAAAACCCATCAATAGCCCTTAAAGGAACCCTTAAATCGTGGGATACAGAATAAGCAAACGCTTCCAGTTCATCATTGGCATCTTCTAATTTTTCTGTCTGCTTTTTAAGTTCTTCATTTAATTTTCGGAGGGAACGAACACGTTCTATACGCTCAGAAAGTAAGGCAACCATAACCACAATAAGCATCAAAAGAATTAATCTAAATGAGTCTTCAGATATATTGAATCCCAAAGAATTAGATAAGGGTTGTAAAACTAATAAAGCTATAGCCACAGCCACTGGGAACAATATTAACAATTTTTTACGCCCCAATACTATCCCCATAATAAAGGGCACTGGGAAAAAATTAAAACCATTCAGATGGAAATTCATCTGATGAAAAAGATTAGAACTATTTTGCAGCCCCAAAAAAATCAAGACAAAAATTATGATTAACAAGAAGAAATTTTGAGTTTCTATTTTTAATTTCTCTGTAATCATGGTTATCACAATTTATATTATTTTTTAATTAATATAAAATATTAACTCATGACAACTATAAAAAACATTGGAATATTTGACTTCTATCTATAAAATTTGGAATATACTAGGGATATACTTACATCCCGTAAGTGAAAAAAATAAAAAAACATAGAGTATTTAAAAATAATAAAGGGGTTGATAAAGTAAAGTAAAAACTTCTAATAATTATTTTAAAAAATTAATTATTTGAAATGTTTTTATTTATCAGATACTTCACTAACCAGTTTTCTAGTAAGTGGGGTTGAATTTTCACTAAGAATTTCCCTTAAAAAATCACCGGTGAAAGTTCCACTTTCTGCAATTTCTTCAGGAGTTCCTGTTGCCACCACCAGACCTCCTCCATCTCCACCTTCAGGTCCCAGATCAATTATATAATCCGCAGTCTTTATGACATCTAGATTATGTTCAATAACAACTACTGAGTTTCCAGAATCTGTTAATCTACCCAGGACATGGAGTAATCTTTTGATATCCGCAAAATGAAGTCCTGTAGTAGGTTCATCCAATATGTAGAATGTTTTGCCAGTACTCTGACGGCTTAATTCTTTTGCCAATTTTACTCGCTGAGCTTCTCCTCCAGATAATGTTGTGGCAGACTGTCCCAGTCTAATATAACCTAAACCCACATCATCAAGGGTTTGAAGTTTCTTTTTGATTTTTGGGATATTCTCAAAAAATTCAAGTGCTTCTTCCACAGTCATATCCAGAATTTCTGAAATATTTTTAGCCTTATATCGTATGTCTAAAGTTTCATCATTGTATCTTTTACCTTTACAGACTTCACAAGGCACATATACATCAGCTAAAAAGTGCATCTCAATTTTAATTATACCATCACCAGTACATGCCTCACAACGCCCCCCTTTAACATTGAAACTAAATCTTCCTGGTTTATAACCTCTTTTTTTAGATTCAGGAGTTTCTGCTAATAATTCACGGATATGAGTAAATACTCCAGTATAAGTGGCTGGATTAGAACGAGGTGTGCGGCCAATAGGAGATTGATCAATGATAATTATTTTATCAATATGTTGCACACCTTCAATTTTATCGTGTTTTCCAGCATTCATATGCTT
The nucleotide sequence above comes from Methanobacterium alcaliphilum. Encoded proteins:
- a CDS encoding 4'-phosphopantetheinyl transferase family protein, whose product is MMLYYMDVSGLDLYKIESHVSPERIKKSNQYIHQKDKKLSIGVEILLRYALGKIGVFDPVFDIDKYDKPYLKNYPDIFFNLSHSEYYVACVVSDSPVGVDIEYIHDIDLNIAENYFYSNEYDYIINNKFKKKAFFELWVLKESYMKMTGLGFRLPLDDFCIEINDEIKLSHNGNTSKFGIWEICNGGYMLGVCSKKSVSEPILIQLTDVEKKMEMKKEI
- a CDS encoding DUF763 domain-containing protein; the protein is MKRKGIANLPLHGGHPPRWLFSRMIKLAGGISEVIIDEYGSDELLRRLSNPFWFQAFSCVLGFDWHSSGTTTTTCGALKIALKWEEHGILVAGGKGKNSRKTPQEILDSQNLFSISTKKIEKMVQSSRISAKIDNSCIQDGYQLYQHNFFLNEKGNWAVVQQGMNNFNNYARRYHWLGEEVDTYIEEPHSAISCDSCEKKVLNMTATGSDDARQISVDLICDNPDHIRKYFRYKGGVQMLISDFSNDYQELNMPNHHPVLDMDLSDNEFEVLKQAWEIQPENYEELILLKGLGPKKIRALALISDLVFGKPASWKDPVKYSFTHGGKDGFPYPVDREVYDNSINTLKEALDQSQLENKQKISAIKRLEDFLNE
- a CDS encoding CPBP family intramembrane glutamic endopeptidase → MTEAVLERGQLKKELYTFLIITFAATYILQLGIYAIAGPLSYTSPLWSVALSASMFMPAIVAIFCMAYFKSHALTTETKIIFTFFLVYVVLFLFESFFPPIIGSIMGKPLLSGIVGVLGILTLIVLNLKKKWRDGLKLSKLYFGKNIKYYIILPLIFSVILIITPILYYISGLGSPATEFNLYMFFNTWMPSLILFFFILWPSYFGEEYGWRFYLQDRLFPLLGGYNGVLILGIIWGLWHSVLIVLGHNYPGYPILGNVLMILYCIVLGTIFSYAVLKTGSIWIAVILHLINNKTAPVATSFIANSDNLILGSVIGTVLLAVFVVVLLKSKVWKMINLPVNGK
- a CDS encoding methanogen output domain 1-containing protein; translated protein: MVSARVLVVEDESIVALGIKHKLENMGHNVVKMVASGEDAINAAKEHRPDIILMDIVLKGDMDGIEAAQLIHDELDIPIIYLTAYADEEMLMRARVTEPYGYIIKPFKSSELNANIEMAYYKHKSAKKQQEIIKEKILADFYDFIVRSMPTSSSQNELEMRNLLSRVFSERLEEDMKPGFIREMQEKGVDQSSDGGEIFEAYFEWLTRLFTSFGIRVGFVDKSPRWYFEFDNCPWINEAKKNPVFCLNCHSMIKRSFEWTNLEGSVKRKATIASGAPNCIFAFKF
- a CDS encoding response regulator gives rise to the protein MNNKIKVLILEDVPLDAELAERELKKEGMDFVSHIVEKENDFVRELQEFKPDIILADHSLPTFDGPAALKITNEITPHTPFLFVSGKIGEDYAVEMLKKGATDYVLKNNLTKLPHAVIRALKEAEQKHEHLLAEKALKESERKYRTLFEKSKNPIFVCYRDGNLIDFNNAALNFMESEKEQLVNRKINYWVNDNDFENLFLDKTEDMEIIFNINGKEKVLILSSTLIDTDSANTYFLLGKDITMQKIAEKALKKQEEEYRAIFENTGTLFLIFDENMVISLVNSEFEKFSGYHKNEIESKMSWLNFVSPDDLERMEGYQRLQRINPNALPKNYVVSLINRKGTTKTFFATSDIIPATNKGLISFMDITDRKIAEDKIKKSLKEKELLLREIHHRVKNNLQIISTLLTLQSAQVDDEQISEFYNESQNRIQAIALIHEKLYHSQDISKINLTDYIQSMISDLFDSYGMDIHKLEAKLEVDDVLMGIETAIPCGLIINELVSNSLKYAFPDGKGSILISLHKLNDDEYSLMICDNGVGLPENLDLNQTNTLGLQIVNNLVNQIDGVMEISKPSKFKIKFKEIRYKERI
- a CDS encoding response regulator, which codes for MGMEEIEILLVEDNPTDAELTMRALKRRNLANQVVWVKDGAEALDFIFATGDFSHRNPEDLPKLILLDLRMPKVDGLEVLQRIKAEENTRKIPVVVLTSSKEDRDIVESYKLGVNSYVSKPVEFDEFIDAVSTLGFYWMLINNPP
- a CDS encoding sensor histidine kinase: MGRKKLLILFPVAVAIALLVLQPLSNSLGFNISEDSFRLILLMLIVVMVALLSERIERVRSLRKLNEELKKQTEKLEDANDELEAFAYSVSHDLRVPLRAIDGFSRIMVEDYEDTLDEEGIRLLNIIRDNTRKMGQLIDDILLLSRAGRQEMNINQLDMNSLVENIYGEFSTQTEGRNINFMVEDLPPVFGDRSLMYQVFSNLIGNALKFTSHKDPAEITVGCIEEKNEYVFYVQDNGAGFDMKYINKLFGLFQRLHSPEEFEGTGVGLSIVQRIIKRHNGKVWGEGAVDEGAIIYFSMPKNGK